TTTGATGCACCTATAACTAAAAATTGTCTAAAAGAGCCGTCACGATTGTTAAACTAtattccttccttttctttctcatctGCACATGTTGAGTACTATTGAAAcgcaaatgtatttatgattgTTGAATGTATAACCCTGTAGCCTCATAAACTGAGCTCTGCTGACCAGGAGCCGTTTGCTTTGCCAGAGAGCAGAACTTGAATGgaaactgaaacagagacatATCGGACATCAGTGTCCCCAAGAAAACCCTTTACGCCATCTGACATGGttctctttctgttgttgtttggtttCCATAGGAACAGTTAAAAAGACTTCaaaaaaggtcaacatttcaacatgtaAAACCAAAAGGAAGAGTCTTTTCTCAATTCAAGAGTCCTTTAACTCTGGCAGACAGCCCATCTCTGCCCAAAAACAAtagggaaaaaagagaagagaagggaaaagagaagagagaagaagggaaaagagaaaatcaaaagagaaaaatctgaatcaactttcatttgtttctccCTTGTTATCTTCCTTGTTTTATACTCCCAGCTCGTGTAGGCCCACCTCGAGTCTGCCATGTTGGGGCGAGTTAATTCTCTACTGACGTGGGCTCTTGCAGCAGTGCGGCCACTCCTTCCACCACCGCTGGCCCAGAGACCTCTGGTGTGTGTCCTGGCGTGTGTCCTGGTGTTAACAGCGGCTCGGGCTGCGGGGGCTGGCTGAGGATGACCTGCACTACGTAGTCCCTCGAGATGTTGAGCTGGTCCAAGCGCAGCCTGTCTGTCAGTGGTCGGCCTGAGAAAAACCAGCGTTGGGTTGCAGCAGGAACGCCTTCCTGGTTATGTAGACGGCGCTTCATCATGCCCACTGTGTCCGTGGAGCGGACCGCCAGCCGGAGGTCGCGACCCGTGGAGAGCCGGAGCCGAAGCTGGCACTCTCCTCCTGAGCTGGCGTCACCGGCGCTGCCCGTGGACGGGTCTGCGGCCCCGGAGTCTGGGTCTGACCCGTCAGGCTCGTCAGAGCGCTCTTCAATCATGTTGACGGGAGGAGAGAGGCAGTACACCGGCAGCTGGTATCGATTCCCCAGCTCATCATAACACTCGGTCAGAGCTCCTGGAAGAAAGGaacaatgttttattgaaacaatTTAAAAGTTAATGTAACAGCTTTCATTCAGTTATGAAAATATTGAATTCTTCAGTTTCATTGAGATTCTGGAAGGACACAAAACATTTGCCTATCaaagttttatttatacatttgcaaTCTGTTTATCCCATTAAAGTAAACCACATGTTAGAAAAAGGTGAAACATTGCCAGGATTTAACCTGCTGTAACGATGTACAGTTTTTACCAAATCTGAATGCAGCTTTTTTTATGCATGGAATGTCATATTTTAGGATTAACATGTGCAGCTTACTGTAACCtgcatacacatttaaacaaacctGGGTGCATGCAGTTATATTTAGTACATCAACTTATCCCTTAAactttcactttaaaatgaactGCCTGGATAAGTCATAATGAAAACTCTTTGGTATTCAAGTTGTGTGAATGGAGGGGGAAATAAGATATGGTGAAGAGGTCATAATACTCAAAACAGAAACTTTAACACAATGATATTCGCAGGGGGGGATCCCAACGGTCCTCAAGGGGATTTTAAACAAGTCCCCCCAAACAAGGGCttgatttaaattatttcttACCTGGAAACACCAAGTAATTTTATTATGGTAATAGGCCTTTTGTTATTATAAGGTTTGCTTGCCTAAGGGTCACATCCAAGATTTTGCCAAAAAAGTCACACAGTGCTGATAAAGACTTTTGTCGCCAGGGAAATTCGATGGCATTATTCCTGAGTTTTGGTGTCTGCCGTTTGTGGTGACATTGAACACCAGCACACAAGCCTCCAGGTAAGATCCCCGTTCCTCCCCCCAATGAGCTCTCTCTCCAAGTCTTCCTgtgcaattatttttttattgaacccTATCTCTACatgctgattttctttttttatctggaGCATACACTCCAAAAACTTTTCCTggcccttttttaaaacttttttgcTACGGCTTCCACCTTACTCTGAGCGTTTACTGTAATACACAGTCATGAGCAGAATACAAAAACAGGCACTTGTCTTTTTCTCGTAATGGCTTTCAAAAGCTGATCTACCTTGGAGCCAAAAGAAAGTAAAGACCCGGGTAAAACAACTCTCTTCTCAAAAGCAGTCATTTCAAAGTGATTTGGTAAACCTGTTAAATAGGTCAGTGGACTACTTGGTTGTTTTATGACGCGTTTTGAGGCATGAGCCACTAGAGAAAATTTGTTTTGTGATAAGTGAGACTGAGATGAGTCTGCAGAAGCCCACAGGATGTTGCTCTCTGGTGTCTAGATGACGAATGCTGTGGTCAAGGTGAGGACATAAAGCCAATGCTAGGCCTCAGGACACGGTCTCACCAGAGTGGATGTGAGAGCGAGAGAGTGAGGGGCAGAAAGATTGAGTGTCATTTTGATTGTTTGTAATGAAAATGTGTAGTAATGTGGATAAAAAGTGGGCTATTATTGTCACAGCACTCACCAAAAACCACttgctgtgaaaataaatataatttaataatcAGCCCCATAACAACTTTCTCTCTTAAGAGTGAGAGAAACATACagcacttcagcattatcagtttctccggttttactatttctacgtatgtctttgagtcaaatgttttttttattgtattctataaactactgacaacagacactggaatggctgctaTACaagtagagatacagatttaagaaaaatgtggtcTGTTAATTCTTTTCGGAGCTGTATGTAGGCAAACTCTTATAAAAAAGGGAACAAATCATATGCCAATGTGACAATTGGTAAGCATGTTCTTTGAGGTAGATAATCCCTCTGCTTCTTTCACTAACTCTACATAACTGATATAACGGGATCCAGATTCACCAGAGCATTTTGATGACAAATATTTGAAGGTTTAGTGTTGAAATCCTATTTCGTCATCCCTCTCTTTCGcaagtttttttaaaatcccttCCTGTAACAATGAAAAATAAGCAAAGACAGCTAAACATGGGGAAACTATCTTAGCCACATTAGCAACTGTCACATTAAACTAATCTAAAACCAAATGGTACACATGGTCACTgactttctttaaatatgttgacATGTCTGTATACCTCACTTGCTTTTTTCCCTGGTTGGCTCCATTTAAGTCCTTCGCTTCTGCTGCAGGATGCTAATGGTTTCCAGGTGGTGCTAATGCCTTCAGTTGTGGGATTTTCTTAAACATTGAGCTTAGGGATTGAGGGGTAAAAAGCGAGGGGTAAAACGCATTGCACCTAATTTAAGGGATTTAATCGTTTGATCAAAGCTGGAAAACTTTTGTAAACTTAAAAAGT
This Eleginops maclovinus isolate JMC-PN-2008 ecotype Puerto Natales chromosome 11, JC_Emac_rtc_rv5, whole genome shotgun sequence DNA region includes the following protein-coding sequences:
- the ubtd2 gene encoding ubiquitin domain-containing protein 2; translated protein: MGGCVGSHHDSSGSLNENSDGTGVALGRNQPLKRERPKWKSDYPMTEGQLRSKRDEFWDTAPAFEGRKEIWDALRAAASAFESNDHLLAQAILDGASITLPHGALTECYDELGNRYQLPVYCLSPPVNMIEERSDEPDGSDPDSGAADPSTGSAGDASSGGECQLRLRLSTGRDLRLAVRSTDTVGMMKRRLHNQEGVPAATQRWFFSGRPLTDRLRLDQLNISRDYVVQVILSQPPQPEPLLTPGHTPGHTPEVSGPAVVEGVAALLQEPTSVEN